From the Agelaius phoeniceus isolate bAgePho1 chromosome 17, bAgePho1.hap1, whole genome shotgun sequence genome, the window GATTAAATCTGCTGTTGATTCACTGTGTGCATTTGTCTGTCACTTTGTGTTCTTGCAGGCCAACCCCAACAGCGAGGAGATCTGGCTGGCTGCCGTGAAGCTCGAGTCGGAGAACAATGAGTATGAAAGAGCGAGGAGGCTGCTGGCAAAGGCTCGCAGCAGTGCCCCCACAGCAAGGGTAAGGACGTGGGGAGGGTGGAGGGGCTCAGGCCTCTTGGCCACAGGGGATTTGGGACGGAAGGAGGAGTTCCTTCAGTGCTGTGGCCGTGGGGATTGACCCTGTGGCTCCCTGCCATTGCCTTCCGGGGCATGGGGCCGCTCTGCAAGCGCTTCGAATTGCGACACGAAGTCGTGGcatgatgggaaaaaaaggccAGGATCAAGTGAAGGGTTTCAATTGGTTTTTTACACAAATGGCAAAAGTCAGGAAATTCCCAGTGTACAGCTGTTTGTGTAATGTTTGTTTTGCATAAAAGCACGTcttggaaaaaagagaaaatgctttCACAGAAGACTCACTTATGCTTCTACTAAAGACAGCTCTGGGGTGGTTTGGTGCTTAAAGTCACACTCCTGTGTTTATCTCCAGTTACCTCTGGTATGATAAACTGTCCGTTTTCAGCTCTTCATACAAAAACATTTTAACTTGTCCAAGCAAATGAAAAGTTAGTTTGATCTCTGTCCTCTGTTCCTCCCCCTCAGTTGTTGTTACATCCTACATCTTTTTAACTGTCCTCTTCCTCCCTGAGTCAGGGAGcttctgcagctggggctgaagCTCTGCTTTCAGACTTGGTGCCTCTTTTGTGAGGTCACAACTGGGGGAGTTTGGGAATGGGGAGGATGGGGATCAGAGAGCAGTGAGAGAGCCTTTGGTTTGTCATGTATTTCTCATAGCTGTGACTTCCCTGCATAGCCAGAAGGAAGGACTTGGGGGACAGAAAAGTCAGTTTCTAATGAGCAAGACAACAGAGCCTGAAGCCATAAGTAAGAAAAAGTTGTCTTGGTAGCTTGGATCTGAGGAGATCAGATTGTGCTGGTGAAGGAGGCTCAGATTTGTTAATTGGTTGTGCTGTTAAAGCTGTGCTCTTTATGCAAATACTACTTTTCCAAtgcaagccattctatgattctgtgataatgCAAATGCCAGATCTATGTTAATAATTACGTAAATAGGTGAGATACAGGTGGACCAGACTGTTCTAACTCCTTTAGTATTTTCACTTACCTTTCTTATTGTTACTTGTTCCTGCTATTATTTAACACTgatatttcaatttttattttacttcaaaCTGTAGCTAATCAATAACACTCTAATATGATACATGAAAGGATACATGAAAGTGGGAACCTGCTGCTTGGGCAGATAAATGGTTTTCTAATGGCTGCTGGTGGTAAACAGCTCTGCTTTGTTCCCAGGTCTTCATGAAGTCTGTGAAGTTGGAGTGGGTGCTTGGGAAcattgctgcagcccaggagctctgtgaggaagccctgaaGCACTATGAGGACTTCCCCAAATTGTGGATGATGAAAGGACAAATTGAGGAACAAAAAGAGCTGGTAGAGAAAGCACGGGAGGCTTATAATCAAGGGGTAAGATGGATGTTACTGCAGgtttgctttgtgctgctggcaTGGAGAGATGTCTGTCTTTGAATCAAAATGGACAGCCAAAGACATGATTTCTATCATTGGttaaaacagcaaaagaaaaaaaaatgaaataagcaAGAATTTCTTTTACCCATTACCCATATGCAAGATTGACTTTCTTGCTTGAGAGAGTTCTCCGTATGCCTGACTcctcacaggcaggaaaaaaggctTTGCACAGTAATTCTCTAAGACCTGTAAAGACTAAAACCAGAACtcttaaaagaaaatctttcttGGCAGCTCTTAGATGCACACTGTGAAAGGAGGTGGCCTACAGAGCACTACTCTCTCTTTTAAATGGTAATTGGTGTCCTTGGGTATGAATGCTCAAAGTCCACAGCCATCAAAGTCATTTGGGCACAGGTTTCTGCCAGGGTCCATATCCTAATGACTCCCTGCACACTCTGCTGTGGTTTGGGGATGTGTGAGAGCCCTCCATCTGCACAAGGAGCACAAATTGTGGCTGTGTTAAGGGAGGTGTATTCTTTCCCGTGCTTCTGGGATAGCTCAGTCATACCTGAGGTACCTGACTATTTTGGGTACAGGAAAACCTAAACTTTTCTGCTATAAGATTAACTGGAGAAATTTGAGAGACGTATTCAACTCAGTCTCTCTTCTGCTAAACTCTCCAGGAGGATATAGGGAGGgaaattcttttctataggaattagaagatttttttcaaatttacctatgagcatactttttttttttaaacagttgaAGAAGTGCCCCCATTCCATACCCCTGTGGCTTTTGCTGTCCAGGCTGGAGGAGAAAGTTGGGCAGCTGACTAGAGCAAGAGCCATCTTGGAAAAGTCTCGCCTGAAGAATCCAAAGAATCCAGATCTCTGGTGAGTTGGGTGTAGTTAAACTGAATTTGGGCTGCAAATTCAATCTGCTCTTCAGGACAGCTATTTCACATAATCTCAGCCATTTGATCCTGGGACTTAAGACCATGCCCATCCTGGAGTTTCTTCTGGACTAATAACTTCCCTGAATAGCAGAAATGCTTTGGTGGTCCTGGCTAGTTACTGTAAGTATCTGGGAAGTAGTTTTTTCTTACTGATAGGTGTAGTGCACAGAGCATGCAGCATGCACAGAACTCTTTCCTTGCCTGTTACTGCTGGTTTCAGATTGTTTTTTATCTGGGCCATTATGGAATAAAAgtcacatttatttttagatggAGAGGAATGGGAAGATGTCAGTCACCTACACATATTCAGAATATAGGCAGATGTTTTCAGTTTCCAGTGACCTTCACCAGTGTTTGTTTCAGCCTGGTGAATGTTGTCATAAATATCATCAGAGTCTCTTCCCTACCAGGTTGGAGTCTGTGCGCTTGGAGTACCGAGCCGGGCTGAAGAACATTGCAAACACACTGATGGCCAAGGCACTGCAAGAGTGCCCCAATTCAGGTGAGCTGGGTCTCAGTTCTACCTTAAACACAATTGTTTTGCCCAGTTGATAGAAGCACATTTTTCCCCAAGATATCCTTTCTGGCCAGGTCTCAGAATGTGGTGTTTTGGAGAGGTGGCAGCCATCCTTCTGCAAAGGAGATGTTGAGGGTCTTTGAGAACAATCTAAGTTACTTTGTGCTCTCTCACACCTGAGGGATCATGAGTTGGTGTTGTTCAATTTTTCTGCAGTACCCACTATGTTATTGGATCTGTGGTCCACAGTTTGTGCCCAGGCTTCCTGCAAAAGCATGTTGAATGTGGGTGGGCTTTCTCGGAAGCTGGTACACGTctgccaaggtttaaaattaaAGAAGTGTTTGTAGTTAGGAAGTTCAGTGGAAAAAGAATGGTGctttccctgtccctctggAGTACAGTTGGCCTTAGGAGTTTCCCAGTTGCTGGTTTGCCTGCACTGGTTGCACCACTGTGAGTTTAATAACTTGTGCTGGCAGCGAATTTCCACCACAGTCATGATTAGAGGATCGTGAACCGTAAATGTTCAGTCCTGGTTTTTGATTATTTTAGCTCATGTTAGAAAAGGCTAAGAGGTCATATGATGTAAGTCAGTTAGTTCTAACCAGCAGTGGAAACATTTGCCTCTTGGGATGGGAGGATAAAGTGCCTATCACATCCCTATTTTGGGACAGAATTGCACGAAGACTTAATTATTTAAACATGTTGACGTCTTTGGGGAGAAGATGTCACATAACTACAAATTGTAGTAACTTACTTCAGGGCAAGGCTTGGCTTTCCTTCAGGCTAGGTTTTGAAGAGTGTTTAATTGGTGGCTGTTTAAGTCTCAGTAAAATAATTGGGAATTAAGTTACTTTTATGACATGATAAACTCATTGCAAGGTATTCTCCATGCAAGTGGGTCACCAAAGCAGCACCACCCAAAATCCTGCTTTGTTTTTGTGAATGACCTAATGAGTGTTTGTCATCACAGGCTGTTTTACAGATCTGCCTGTTGCTATGGAAATGGGCAGCAGGATCTCAGTTTTTGTTTAACCAATTGCTTCCAACTTTATCTTAGACCTCAACAAACCATAATCAAAGCCTGCAGGACTTGGCTGGTTGGCCACCTGCAGTCATGCAAACCAGAGGTTTGGGTCCATCAATTGCTGAATTGATTCCTTATGGGTGGCAGGCTGCACaaagaataaaatagaaatattctgGTGTTTGTGGTCCTATATGTAAAGAGCAAGAAGAGAGTCTCTCTCCTGTCCTCACTGCAGTTATCAAAGCTCGTGTGTGTTCCTGTGGTGCCATTTATGAGAAGCAAGAGTGCTTTGATGGAGTCCTGGCAGACACCAGCTCTCAGGCTTTGCTTTGAAGTGATCAGGTGTGCCTGGCTGACATGAGAAACTGCAGATTTCATGCTCCCCTGAGCTTATTTCCTGCCTTGCTTTTGGCAGTGAGAGGAGCTAGGGATTaaacccagctttcctggatCTGCTGTGTCCTTCATCAGTGTGTGTGGAGCCAGCATCAATAAGACTGTGGTGCTCTCCAGCACCCTTGAAACTGCTCCCAGACTGTACTTTGCACTTTTTGAGACTTCTGCCACTGCAGTTGCCTGTTCAAACAGCCAGATACCTTTCCCTTTGGAAATGCTGATTTTCCCTCTCTGTCCCAGAGTTTGCAGTGTGTCATCTGAAAAGCCTGAGCTCTGGGTTAGGAGGtactggagctgcaggaattgtGGTACAGAAACGCCCAGAGCTGAAACTCCAGTGTGGTTCACACAGTAGCTAAAAATTCATAGTACTGAATGAAGTATCTGTGTGGGAAGAGTGGTCTGGGATGAGGCTGGGGGTGAATAACCACCAGGGTGGGGCATGTACTGCTGCTTGTGatgcacagcaccagcctgatgCCAGGGTGGGGAGGGCTAACCTCAAAATAACACTAAACAATCTTCCTACTTGATTTGATTAAGGAATCCTGTGGTCAGAAGCAATTTTCCTTGAAGCGCGACCGCAACGAAAGACCAAGAGTGTGGATGCTCTCAAGAAGTGTGAACATGACCCACATGTCCTGCTGGCTGTGGCCAAGTGAGTTTCTGTGCTTGATGCAGTAAAAATATCCACGTCTCTGTGTGGCTGCTTCCAGTATGGAACACTGCACTCCAGTACAGCCGTGTGattctggctgcagcagctctaatAAGTCCCAAAGCAaggagcagctctccagctgtCTCCTGGTAACTGTGCAAATCTCTCCCTTGATTCCAAGTGGGGAATGTCAGCCTGCCCTCGAGCTGTCCTGGTGGGTCTGGGACTGGCACAGGCAGCAATACACTCACACAAAGCCCTTTGCCAGAGGTGGGTATTGGCACCCTGCAAACTGCTTTCTTTCTGTCCCTTGAAGAGGGTTTCAGTGTGCTATCAGGTGAACTAGGCTTTATTAAGTGGTTCAGGATATGTTTTAAACATCTGTGAACAtaggaactttttttttagctatttttcaggttttatGTGGCTGACTGTAGTTTTCATCTTTTCTCTCTATCCTAGATTCTGTCAGGTGTCTTTTTAAATTCTGAGCTAGATATTCTGCTCCTGAATGTCCCCTATGTCAGTGTTCTTCAGCTGTGCCCTTTGCCAGAATGCAAACCACCAGCCATTCTGTAGTTTGCTTCTCTGAAATGGGAAGATAATCTACTAGGAATTGTTTTCTTGTCCAGGTTGAGTTGTGAGGATTGCAGTGATTAAAACTCACTGTTAGAATTGACATGTGCCATATCCTGCTCTGATGTGTGAGCAGCCTTATAGCAGCTGTGATGGAAACAAACTTACTTTTCTCCCTCTGTGAATAGCAGAAGAGGTTAATACAGGAGACATTTTGCTCGAAGTTGCCCAATTCTTTCACAACTCTACTTTATAAGCCAAAGAAAACTGTAGGATACACTCCAGTGACTGCAACACTGGGTTCTGCCAGATCCTGACAGCTGACTTGTTCAGCTTTAGCAGCAAGTGAGAAAAATGTTAACTTTCGCTTTATGGCAACTGCTCCCAGGCCCCTTCTGGTGCAACCTCAGGCTGTTTAACAGCTAATCCCAACATAAACAGCTTCCACCACCCATCAGGACTTGCCTCTGTAGGTACAGAGTGTCTCACATCTGTGACAAACTTTTGTTAAATATGTTCCTGAAAATGGCCACTACTTGCAGGTGTTAAACCTCTGCTATCATTGTTCGTGCTCTTGTAAATCACAGTTTATTTAACACAGAACAATCAAGAGTATTATAGGGCTTAAAAACAATCACATAAGCTGTATAATTTTATGACAGGCTAAGCTCTTTATGAGGGGTGGCTGATTTGATAAAGACCTTATAGCTCAAATGAACTCTTTAATGCAAAGGAGTGAAACCAAGAGACTCTTGACTCAGCTTGTTCATTACTGGGGAGAAATTTCAGCATTGACCAGTGCCTGGATGAAATGGCAGCAGTggggctctgccaggctgggatttgaCTGCAGAAGCTTCCATACTtgtttttccttggaaaatggGGCTGATAAGGCAGGTCTGCTCCACTTCACTCCAGCAGGCTTTGTATATGTGGGCATGTGACCATACAGCAGTCAGTTACCAGCTTTTAGAAGTTATTTAATTATTAGATGCTAAAATTGACTTGAAATGTAAAGAAATTGAAGGATTGGGAATAGATGTAGGCATGTAATCCTGTCCCTTCAACACCAAATCTAGAACAGCAAAATTAAAGCAATTGAGGCAGCAAAGGTGGAGCTCAGTAATGCTTCCCCTCTCAGCAGAGCCTGTCTGTGCCTGGGGCTGAGTTATCCTCTAAGTTGTCCTGCCTCAGTGTGGGGCAGTGAATAGGAAGTGCTGGATGTTCTTTTCAGTCCTCTcactcccttcccttcccaggggCAGGATGGTCTGCAAGTTGCCTAAATATCTGCTGTTTACTTCCTGGGAGAGCAGAGAACTGGAACACCTGCAGAGCCTTTAAGCCGGAGCTCTTGTGGGTTGCCCTGTTCCTCTAAAGTGAGGCTGTTTGTCAGCTCCCCTCTGCTCTTCCCACCAGGCTGTTCTGGAGCGAGCGGAAAATAACCAAGGCCAGAGAGTGGTTCCACCGCACGGTGAAGATCGACTCTGACCTGGGGGATGCCTGGGCCTTCTTCTACAAATTTGAGCTCCAGCACGGCACAGAGGTGAGTGTGTGCCTGGGAAcaggggaggcagcagcaatcCCTGGCTGGCAGGGGTTGCCCAGTCCTGGGattgctgcagtgctgggctgagcacgctgccactgctcctgcctgtgtGGTCACAGGGGAGGCCGGGTGTCACGCCTGGTCATGAAGGAGCATGAACAGGCCTGTGTGGTGGCTTTTCAAAGGTGCTGTCATTAGCTGAGCTGTGTTTCAGGCCGCTTTGCTGTCCACAGTTCTGCTGGTTCATGCAAAAATCTCTGAAATGAATCTTCCTCTTGTAAAACTCAAGCTTGCTCAGAGGGGATTGTGCTGGAATTGCGGTGGTGGGTTTGTGTAACTGGGGCTGTTTCTTCCCAAGTGTTGAGTACAGGTTGCACGTGAACACAGCCAGAGGAACAGCCAACTCTAATCTCTTACAGCAGTTTTTACTGCTGAAATGATGGGGGTGTTTATCTTCTGACTTCAGAGAGACCTTTCACTtgacacagctcctgcaggtggTAATGCACAGGAAGTTTCTGTTGCAGTTTCTCTGCAATAGCCAAAGCTTGCTTacctgcagctcagccaggcaggagaCTTGCTGCTTCTGAATTTTGACATGGACTTCCTTTGAAAATAacagaccccaaaccccaccataATCTTTGGAAGAATTTTTGAATCGGAGAGAGTTCAATTTTTAGCTGTGTTCTGGAACAAACCAGGACAAACTGTAATTTCTCTTCCCTGTAGGAGCAACAAGAAGAGGTGAGGAAGCGCTGTGAGAATGCTGAACCTCGCCACGGAGAGCTCTGGTGTGATGTCTCCAAGGACATAGAGAACTGGCAGAAAAAGATTGGAGAGATTCTTGTGCTGGTGGCAGCCAAGCTGAAAAATACCTTCTAGAGTGTGCtggcctcagctgccccagaggTCCCTGTAGGACTCAACCTGCTCGTGGTGCCCTTTCATTGGCACAGATTTCAAAGGACAGGACATGGATGATGATAGGAAGGAGCTTTCTCCtaaaaggaaaagctgcttccttctttccccagcatggccATCAGCTTCTGCAGCACATGGGAACATTGTAGCTGGTGTCACACAGGAGACAGGAGCAGTCTTGTGAGGCTCTGTTGGCATTTCCATGTTGATTCCTGATTCCCCCTGCAAACACAAGCTTTAATTAACGCTTGTATGGGTTCTGACATGTGGCAGTCCCTCTGTTCTTGGCCCTGGCATGTGTTCCCTGTCCCCCTTTAGTGTTTGGCCCATCTGATGTTGGTTCCTTGTCTGGATTGTTGCTGTTGGAATACGCTGAGTGTCCTTGAAGGAGATGGGTGGAGTTTtgggagcagcccagcagcacagggaaagctctgggctggctcctctTCTTCAGGTGCTTTAGTTTGGTCTCTGCTAACAAGCTGCTGCACAGCTTGGAGGTCTTCCTCCAAcctgagcagctggagcatTTTGTCAAAttcaaaagcatatttttagagaacttttcctcaatttttaaatgtatataGTAAAGCTTATTCTTTTAGGTATCTGAGTTCATTAAGCACAGTGGTGGTTTGAAGTAACAAGGCAAAACTCAGCAATCCCTGAAAGCCCTTTTGAAGGAAGAACATTTATTTAGAGTTGTTGGGAGACCGTGCTGTTACACAGCTGTGACTGCCTGTGGCTGGGAGGTTTGGGATGGCTCCCTCCAAGTGCAGATAGAAAAAAGCAAACTCAAGAGAGGGAAAGCTTTGTGTTTGGGACCCTTTGTACACTGTCTTCAATTTTCTACACTTGTGATGTGTACTATTTTTACCCCAACCTCCTGACTTTCTTGTGATCATATAGAATGAGAAGCTGTACTGTCTTACACCTGAGGCTATAGCAGGTGTATCCAGGTCTGTGGATGTGCATTATCCCATGTATTTAGTTGGAGGAGAAACTCCCTTATTACTTGTTGGAGAATATGTATAAAATAcagcttctttttttgtttccttctgttGTCTTTGAGTGTGGTCTTGTCCTTTGATTCTGACTGGGAAGAGGGGGTCTGATAGCAGAAACCTTTGGACTTATCAGGCTCCCAGCACTCTGGGAAGTTGCctgccagtgctggctgcaCCAAGCTGGGCTACAGCCTCTTGCCAAAATGGATGAGAAGCCAAAAACGGATCTTTTAACCCTGGAGCAGAAAGGCTTTTGCTTCCAGGTTGGTCTGGAAGCAAAagtctttgtttctttgggttcATAATGGAAACTCATGTGCATTCTCTGGAATAGCTGATGAAAGGGTGTAGACATTCCACGGATGTCCCATGGAATTGTCATTTCCCAAAGGTGAGTGAGAGGCACTGGGAGTTGAGAGGCTCTTGCTTAGGGATTTTGTGCCATTGCTGGAAGAGAGTGGAAGAGTTTGGGAAGGGGAATGGAGATGATGTTCAAAGGAGAGGGTAGACATGGCAAGGGAACCTGGCTGGACAAGAATTCAAGACTGAGGCAGAAAGTGCAGGATGAAAACAACTTGAAAAGTAGTTTTCAATGTGTGATGTCTTTCAGCCTCCTGTGCTCCCATGGGGGCTATATCCTGCTTTTCTGGGCAAGGAATGTGGCATTCTGATTCCTGGTGTAGTGATGTGCTGGGGTAAGCTGGCTGCTTGTGGTGCATAAGTCCCTCTGCCCAGTTGGTGCTGCAGAATTGGGATGGGAAGGGGAAGTGGGAATTGCAGTGGTGTGGCTTTTCCTGCTGGGGAGATTGCTGACCTATTTTGGGAGCATTTCCCTTGAGCCAGGTAACACAGGTGGAACCACTGATGGGATCCTCATGCTACCCCTGCCCCTTGCTTAGGTGGCACTATCTCATCTTGCAAGGAATTTTTGGGATGTGGAAGCCCCAAGGACGGGGCCCTTTGCTGGACACTGTGCCACCTTCTCACAACATCAGGCTCCTTTGGCCACCTGCTCCTGGTACCTGCAGCTTTCCTTTGGGCTACATTCCTTAGCTtggagattattttttcttacttaAAAGGGGCCATCAATCTTAGAGCCTTTTAATGTTTGTAGATGCCCTGGTGGTTTTTAAATGGATTATGGCACCCATGAATTTTCGCTATATATAGAGCTCAATAAAGAAGTTATATGGGTCCTGTCCCAGTGGAATGCTGCAGCGTGCTGTGGGTCCCACTTCCTGGGGAGGGACGTTCTCAccaagctgagcagagctggattATTCACCATTTGTTCTATTTCTTACTCAATCACCCACATTCAGCTCCTCAGCGGAGCCTTGTTGCAGTCAGTTCGGTTTGTCCCAAAATTGATACAAATTGAGTCAGGGCAATttctgtgcctgggctgggggtgaggTACAAAATgcggaggggaaggaggagagggctTTGGTGGGAAGCACGAGGACACTCCTCGCGTTGATATTTTGGGGGTCTCACCCTGGACAGTCACCTTGTGCCATTGTCAGTGTTCACCCACTGCGGTCTGTGAACGCAGAGTGAAAGAATCGCCCCACGCCAACAGAAATCGAAACCGCGGGGGTTTGCAGCAGAGCGTGCAGCTCCGGGCTGGGGACACGCGTGGGTTGGAATCCCCGGGTGGCTGCGAGCaggggctcctgccctgccggCCCCTCCGGCCCAGAGGGACCCTCTCGCACCCCGGGCACCGCCGCTGCTCCTGcggccgggggggccgggcgggctccccgcggggccggggctgggccggcGGCGGTGCCGTGTCCCGTCCCCCCCGCGGCGGCCGGGCCcgtcccctcccctcccaccgTGGAGCCAAGTTCAAACCGCGGGCCCCGGCGCAGCGGGACGGGGCCGGACCGGGCTCCCCGGGACCGCCGCGCCCGCGGGGCTCCATGGTGAGTGCGCCGGGACACCCCCTTGTCCCCGGGACACCCCCCCTTGTCCCCGGCACCCCCTTCCTCTTCTCCGGACACCCCTCCCTGGAGCCTCTGACGGACCGGAGCCCGCCGCGCTGCCGGGATGGGGTCGGCTCGGCCGGAGTGGGACTCGCAGCACCCGCGGTGGGGCTTGGGACCTGTCGGGAGGTGACTGCTTCTCCGGGAATGAGGCTTGGATCCACCGGGAGAGGGGCTCGCACTGGTCGGGATCGggccagagcacttgggaaagggcttggagcagttggaatggggctgggctgggtccAAATGGGACTTTGTTCCATCGCGACCCCTCTAAGGatctgagctggggctggggtctgGCCGGGGAAGCTGGTCCAGCTGGGATCAGGCTGCTGGGTCTGGGATGAGGCTGAGACCTCGTTTGGATGGGGTTGGATCTGGCTGGTCCTGAGGAAGAGAACAGAGGGTCTATCCCTGCCTTGGGGCTCTCGGAGGTGACAGAGTCCCTTTGGGTAGGAGGCACCCGGGGACAGA encodes:
- the C17H20orf204 gene encoding LOW QUALITY PROTEIN: uncharacterized protein C20orf204 homolog (The sequence of the model RefSeq protein was modified relative to this genomic sequence to represent the inferred CDS: inserted 2 bases in 1 codon); this translates as MDEKPKTDLLTLEQKGFCFQNRPTPTEIETAGVCSRACSSGLGTRVGWNPRVAASRGSCPAGPSGPEGPSRTPGTAAAPAAGGAGRAPRGAGAGPAAVPCPVPPAAAGPVPSPPTVEPSSNRGPRRSGXRGRTGLPGTAAPAGLHGECAGTPPCPRDTPPCPRHPLPLLRTPLPGASDGPEPAALPGWGRLGRSGTRSTRGGAWDLSGGDCFSGNEAWIHRERGSHWSGSGQSTWERAWSSWNGAGLGPNGTLFHRDPSKDLSWGWGLAGEAGPAGIRLLGLGSLPCQIFPRVLSCAVLLLLLVAVLSRGRRCSIAKILRQYRAVIFHELQNLRNLTGSVYRSGRAGPACRSDKDHKILLSIYNISMSLREVGAGTLQGPQELAVWRVARNTNTVLRENCRKISKSAAHTAPAPRRQPARRRQQRLRDIGRKAERLATCWEKLNALHAPRQTSWDS